The genomic interval aaattaaactttatcatatgtatgtatacatgggTGAAAAAACACAGTGTATACAGTGCTCAGTCCTATCCTCAGTTTCAGGCATCTACTGAGGTCCTAACTTAAACCCCCTTggataagggaggactactgtaATCTGATTTCCTCAGTATCAAAGTGTTGTGTAGACATATGTATTAACTACCTATTGCtgataacaaattaccacaaatttagcaacCAGCACACATTTATTACCTCACAGTTCCTGTGAGTCACGGATCCAGGCATGGCTTAGGAGGGCCCTCTACTTCAGGGTCTCTCATTAGGGCTtcaatcaaggtgttggccagcTCTGAGGTCTCATCTGAAGACTCAGGGATCTGCTTCCAAAGTCATGTCATTGTGGGTGTAACTTCAGTTCTTTTCAGGCTGTTGGGCCGAGAGCCTCAGCTCCTTTCTGTCTGGGCCACCAGCCACCCTTATGTCCTTGCTACATGGGCTTCTCCATAGGGCAGCCTCCAACATGGCAGCTCCTTCCTCAAGGCTGGCAAGGGAGAGTCCACTGGCAATACAGAAACCAGAATCTTATTTAATCTATTTGTGAAAGTGATATCCCAGTACTGTTGCCAAATTCTAGTGTTTGGGAGCAAGTCACGGTTTCCCACACTCGGAGAAGGAGTTTTCACAAGGGCGTGAAAAGCAGGTGGGGACTCTTGGGGCCATTTTTGAGTCAGTCCAAAGCACAAAAGCAACACATGTGGGGAGAGCCATAAAGTCCAGTCTTCTCACAAAGGAAGGCAAATGGTAGAAATATTTCCTAAAGAGTTATATTAATTCTGTACAACATGAAAAGCACAAGCCCAGCAAAAGTGACTGGTAAATCACATATCCCTAGCTTTCCCACATGATGTCTGGATCACAAAGCTGTGCCATGGAAATCCTCTGCAGGTCCTCTGCTAGAGCTAGGAAACAGCTCTAGCTGGGACAGAAGTAGACCAGTGACTTTTCAGATTTTATGCAGGCTGGGGAGCAGGACAAAGAGAGGAGACAGGGGGCACTAGTGAGGCCTGTGGGCAGGACATTCagctcccacccccacagagaaTTCCGTGAGCTCTGCCATTAAATATGATTGTAAATTACCAATCTATCATATGTTCCATATGAATCATTCTCCGTAGAAAGACGTTATTGTATCCCTACTTCTGTTCTTTTGGTCACTTTAGTGAAATGATTTTAATGAGCAAATAGGGTTGAATGGCCTTGGTATCTATGGAACTTCAAATGAAAGGATGAGAACTTTAAAAGGCATTCTACCTTACAATGGACACAATAGTAGCTCAATAAAATTTCTAACCTCatcgcttctcagccttttggctaagatcaagtgtaaaatTTCTAACCTCAGCTATAGGGAAATGTATAAAGCCCTTCTATGCCATGTTCTTTAATACAACAGGATTTTGTATCTCTCAGATATACTGCCACTGCTAATGATAAAGATGACTGCTAACATACACTGATAGTACAGAGCTAAGAGTGCAGGCGGCTTTGATCCAAACACTAGTTTTCCTGTGACctaacctcagcttcctcataaATAGAAAGTGAATAACAGCACTTATCACCTACAGTTGATGTGAGGATCAAATGGATTACTATTACAGTTAGAACACTCCCGACAATAGTGCtggttcttctccttctccttccgccttctccttctccttctcctcctcctcctcccctcccctccccctcctcctccttcttcttctttttctttttcttccttttttttgagacagtctcactctgtccaggctggagtgcaggggcataatctcggctcactgcaaacttcacctcccaggcaggcaattttcatgcctcagcctcccaagtagccaggactacaggtgtgcaccaccacacctggctaatttttgtactttcagtagagatggggtttaaccatgttagccagactggtctagaactcctggcctcaagtgatccacctgcctcagcctcccaaagcgctgggactataagcatgagccaccgcacctggcctggtgcTAGCTACTCTCATATGCCGAGTACCTTTCTAAATCTTCACATactctctctggtttttattcttaaatttcaGACTGAAGAAGTTTAacacaaaaaaatatgtatttagataAAAAATTCTGCAAATAAAATACAGGAGTTCCCCCTTATCCACAGAGGTAGTGCCAAGCTCCCCAGTAGATGGCTGAAAGCATTTCAGACTGAAGAAGTTTAACATACAAATGttgtatttagatttttaaattccacaaatAAAATACAGGAGTTTCTCCTTATCCACAGAGCTGGTGCCAAGACACCCTgggtgcctgaaaccacagatagaaCCAAACTCTATATATACTACGTTTGTTCctgtacatacatacctatgataaagtttaatttataagttaGGTACACGAAgagattaataatattttattatactttaataataaaataggacaATGGTAGTCATGTACTGTAATAAAATTacgtgaatgtggtctctctgaTTTCAAAGTATCTTATTGAACTGtgctgcaggtaactgaaacctcagAATGTGAAACCAGGGATAAGGCGGGGACTACTGTTGTGTCTAAACAGACTCATCCACATTCATTTGACAATTTGCCTTTTTCAATGTGATTCAGACATTTACACATGCGTACCATGAATTCAGTAGTTTTTAACTGCTGTAAATTTCCTTTTGGAAAAAGTAGGATGACACTGTCATTGCAGTGAAAGACCAGTAGATGGCCATCCACAGACCCACACAAATACCTGCGGTATTTACAAGATAATTGTCTTtacaagataattttaaaagatctgcAAAAATTAGTAAAGAAAGGCTATACATAGGGATATTGAAAACACAAATTTCATAAAGTTGTTAGGAATATTTCAAAAGTTAAAATGAACCTGCTATCTAATTCAATGTTTTTCACACCGAAATCCTCATTCGGCTGTTGGAGGAAATATCTGTCTGGGTACAACCTTCCCAGAAGGCAACTTACTTAATACCAAAGTATTCTAAATGTGCTTATTCTTCGATTAAGCCATCAGAGGATAAGTTATTTAGTAATTGACCTAAGGCATTAAGTAGGAGCTAAAATATTCATCTACAATAGTGGCTCTCAACCGGGCATTATTTTTACCCACAGGGACTGCTGACAACGTCTGGAGGCATGTTTGATTGTCACCAGTGGAGGAGTGGGGTTGCTCCTAGCACCTAGTGAGTATAGAGGCCAGAAATGTCGCCAAACCTCCTAAATGCGTAGGACAGTCCCCCAAAGCAAAGAATTATCCGGCCCCCAAAATGTCAATTGTGCTGAGATTGAGAAACCCTGATCTACCAGGATTTACCTCATGATATTGTTTATAGACTGCAAAATGGgaaaaccagcctaaatgcctaAAAACAGAAGACAGGTTCAACAAATCCTAAAAGAACCATTCATACAATTCATGATAACACCGTCATTAAAAGACAtgttggcctggcgtggtggctcatgcctgtaatcccagcactttgagaggccgaggccagtggatcacctgaggtcaggagttcgagaccagcctagccaacatggcaaaacactgtctcacctgaaatacaaaagttagctggacgtggtggtgggtacctgtaatcccagctactcgggaggctgaggcaggagaatcacttgaacctgggaggcagaggttgcaatgagctgagatcataccactgcactccagcctgggcaacagagcaagactgactcctcaaaaaaaaaagaaaagaaaagaaacatacattGAATGATAGAATTAcgtattttcttcttatttttggcTTATTGTTGTTACTTTTTCCTCCAATGGATATCTCACATCTAGTAttcaaatataactttttttttttttttttgagatggagtttcactcttgttgcccagtctggagtgcaatggcacgatctcggctcactgcaacctctgcctcctgggttcaagcgattctcctgcctcagcctcccgagtagcttagattacaggagcccgccaccacacccggttaatttttgtattttagtagagacaggttttcagcacgttggtcaggctggtctcgagctcccgacctcaggtgatccacccacctcgacctcccaaagtactgggattacaggtgtgagccaccgcatctggcccaaACATAACATTTCAAAGAGAAATTGGGGGCCACAGAAGCTGCTGGTTTTCAAGAGAAAAATACGGCAAAGTGTTTGAAACTAAAactaataaactttaaaattcccAAACCTCACTAGATCCCACCTCCTGACTCTAGTAGTCTACTGTCCGCTTCTacaaatttgactttttttgacTCCACATATAAATGAACTCACACAGTAtatttatctttagtagagacagggtttcaccatgttggccaggccgatctCGAGCTTCTGACTCCAGGTGacctacccgcctcagcctcccaaagggctgggattacaggtgtgagccaccattcccggccagaatttccttcttttttaaggctgaataatattgatccattcaggctgggcacggtggctcacacctgtaatcctagcactttggaaggctgaggtgggcagataacctgaggtcaggagttcgagaccagcctggtcaacatggtgaaacctcgtctctaccgaaaatacaaaaattagccgggcatggtggtgcccgcctgaacttccagctacttgggaggctgaggcaggaggattgcttgaacccaggaggtggaggttgcagtgtgccgagatcgcaccactgcgctccagcctgagcaacagagtaagactctgtttccaaaaaaaaaagatccattcatctgttgctgGACACCTAGGTCATTTCCTGACCTTAGctactgtaaataatgctgcaataaacttgggagtgcaggtatctcttctcgataccaatttcattttctttgggtatatacccagaagtgggatggcTGGTTCATATGgaagttccatttttaattttttgaggaccctccatactgttttccaaaaaaaaaaaaatttccattacTTTTGTCTAATATTATCTTAACCATTTGTTTCCTTAGTTCTAGTCACATCAGCCATTTTTCACATACCTGCTGGGCCACATTTTGCTTTTCTCTATAGTGAAATTTCCTCGTTTACGATCAAAGTAGTTAACTTGTTCACCAGTTCCTCAAATACTTAAAGGATGAGGTAAGCCTAAGAAAAAGATGTACCAGatttgttataaaaaaaaaaatcacacttgtaCAAAATTACAATTGTACTTCTCAATGAAATTCCTTCATTGAATTTCCAGTCATCTTTGAGCATTAGTAAAACATGAATGCCGCTGTATATGTTCACTTAAAATATGCACAGTCACCTCCAGGCAGTACTACAGCGGTGGCTGATCACACCCCAGGGAGCAGGGCAATTGTGCTTTTGTCTATTTGTCGCACACAGCCATACCAATAAGTTAAACCTCTAAGTTATGAAATCTCAGGTTACAGCTAGCACAATAAGAATGCAGGTTTTCAGAATTTCTGCTGaaaattctactaaaagagtatTTACAGACAAtggattacatttaaaaataactgaactgGGGCAGGgctaggtggctcacacctgtaatcccagcactttgggaggccaaggcgggcagatcgcgagttcaggagattgagaccatcctggctaacacggtgaaacaccgtctctagtaaaaatacaaaaaattagctgagagtggtgccacgtgcctgtggtcccagctactcgggaggctgaggcaggagaattgcttgaacccaggaggtggaggttgcagggagccaaaatcgtgccactgcatccagcctcgacgacagagcgagactccatctcaaaaaacaaacaaaaaacccaaaaaactgaaCTGGAAAACAtccaaatttgaaaatttaaaataattgttaaaatggCAGCAAAAAACCTCATACGTATTGTGAGCCAAAGAAACCCAGTTATTAGTTATGTTCCAATTATCACCAAATAAGACAATGCTATTATTTGATTAAAGTTTCAAACATAATTTCCTACCAAGGAACAGAAGACAAAACCTCAAGAAAGAGTCCTGATGGggcgagcgcggtggctcacgcctgtaatcccagcactttgggaggccgaggcgggcctgagatctggagtttgagaccagcatgatcaatatggagaaaccccgtctctactaaaaaaaaaaaattagccgggcatggtggcgcatgcctgtaatcccagctactcgggaggctgaggcaggagaatcgcttgaacccaggaggcggagtttgcagtgagccgagatcgcgccatggcactccagcctgggcaacaagaatgaaactccgtctcacaaaaaaaaaaaaaaaaacaggcctggACGGAGGGGTCAGAGCTCTGTCCCTCCCCATTTCAGAGTGTTTGAGCAAATAACTCTTTCGGCTCAGAGCTTCAGGTGGAAAGTCATATGAGATGATTTTACTCTTCTTTCTGCCCTGTATCAAAACCCATCTCAGTGATTTCCGTGTATTTAGCCCCGGCTTCTTGCTCAGGTGTAGGTGAGCTCACCCTGCGCTCTCTCCCACTGCTCAGCTCAGTTGACCATTCGGGTTTTCCACTATACTTGGTCACTTATGTGATTATGAACAGATGTTCAGTATTAAGAAGACCCTGGGGGATCTTATCCAATGACTTTATCCAACAGAAAGGAGATGAGGTATCAGGACTGGGTGGCTAGCCAGGTTCCAGGCCGAGCCTCAGGATAGCTGCGCAGCCTGGCATTTTCGCCTCACTTTCCAGCAGGACGAGAAGCCAAGTTCAGGTCCTTTCCAGAAATAGATGTAGATACTTCTGCTGGACTGGGAAGCCAGGAGCTGAAATATCACAACAGGACGTTTCAGGCTATGAAAAATAACTGCTTACTAATTCTAACGTAAGTTGTCCAGATTACGAGAAGCATTTCTGCCAATGCTCATGTCAGCTAAACTCAGAGAAGTTAACTCATCCTCAGAGAGCAACGAGTGGTATGGTCTATGTAGAAAGCAAAATTTGCAACGGAAAAACCAGAGTTCGTGTGCACTTTATGAGGAAGAGGGTTAGGTGCACCAGACAGAGGAGTTTCTCAGGTTTCCGTCTCGCCTGTTCTCTCGACCAGGTGGCCCTCTCGGCGCAGGCGGGGACCCCACCCTGCGGGACTTCGGCTCCTCCGTGCGGACAGGGGGCGCCCGCAGCCGTGCCTTTCCCGCCAACTCCACTAGTGCTCCAGCTCGCCCTTGTGCGACCGCCTCTAGGGCCCGGGACATTTCCTGTTCCGGGGCGTGTGGGACCCGGATGCAAGCATGCTATATAAGCGTTGCTCAGGTCCCACCCCTTTCTTTTTGAGGAAGACGCGGTCCTAGGGGCTGGGGATTTTTGGTCCGCACGCTCCTGCTCCTGACTCACCGCTGTTCGCTCTCGCCGAGGAACAAGTCGGTCAGGAAGCCCGCGCGCAGCAGCCATGGTGAGGCGGCAGTCGGCGGCGGGCGGCGCAACGCAGGGCTTGGGCGCCGGGGGGACGCCGGTTTCGAGCTCGTGCTGCTGTAGGGCAGATGCCGGGGCGTGTAGGGGCGGAAAGGCGCTCCTGAAATGGTGGGGAAACGCGGGAAGCTTCCGGAAGCTGCCTTTCTCCAGAAGTGGCAGACcatttttggcttattgttcTTTCTCATGTATCTAACAATAGGCTTTTAAGGATACCGGAAAAACACCCGTGGAGCCGGAGGTGGCAATTCACCGAATTCGAATCACCCTAACAAGCCGCAACGTAAAATCCTTGGAAAAGGGTCAGTGCATTCGTTATGCGGTGGGGAGGGGGGAATTGGGCAAAAAGCGACGAGCTTTACTCGTTAATGTTAGTGTAGAAGGTGGACTCCAAGAACTAAAGTGACAagttacttaaaaaagaaaagtatggcCTAAAATTGCTTTTACTGTCATACAGCTGGCGATGAGGAGGTACCTATTGTGTTGAGTAACGGTGATAATTTTATACGCTATTCTGAGCCAGCGGAAGTGAAGGTTTTAAGCCGATTTTAATTGTTTCGATTATACTGAGAGGTCTTTTATTTCCTGTAGTGTGTGCTGACTTGATAAGAGGCGCAAAAGAAAAGAATCTCAAAGTGAAAGGACCAGTTCGAATGCCTACCAAGGTAAAGTAAACCGGAGGGGCAGGAAGTAGGAGTTGCTTCCGGATGTGTTGCATAAATTCAGGTTCTTTAAGGAGTTTGGCTGCCAAAATTGTTAACACTGATGCTGTCTACAAACGCACATAGAAATCGGTGGTAGGTTGCGGTTCCTAGTAAGTAGCTAATGTTTAGATATGATTGTCGAATTATTGTTGCTGTGTTCTTGGTGTGCTTTGGTGCTTAACAGGCGCAAGCTCTAAGGGTGGTGTCCTAGCACAGTGAAAACAGACCTGGCATTTTCAACCCATGGTACCTGAAAATCTATTAGTGTAAATTGGAATCATACCAAAGGGAAACTAATGAAATGATTAATGATTTTCCAGATGTTCTAGGGATAAGTATAAAACGATAAACACTTGGTTTCCTTTGTCTTTTGTTACAGACTTTGAGAATCACTACAAGAAAGACTCCTTGTGGTGAAGGTTCTAAGACGTGGGATCGTTTCCAGATGAGAATTCACAAGCGACTCATTGACTTGCACAGTCCTTCTGAGATTGTTAAGCAGATTACTTCCATCAGTATTGAGCCAGGAGTTGAGGTGGAAGTCACCATTGCAGATGCTTAAGTcaactattttaataaattgatgACCAGTTAACTTCTGTTGGTTTTTATTCAGAATACTGGCAGATTTTAGGAATATAAAGGTGTACTATGAGACTTCCACTTTTCAGGTGGAATATATGGGTATCTTAGAGTGGTCTGTCCTGTTTTCGTTGTCGTTTGAGTCATTTGAAAACTGGATTCCGTTAACTACATAATAATGTGAGACCTGACCGGTTTTATTGGACACTGGCAGTTTGTAACTTTGGCATACTCTAGATAAATTCTGATTGGTATGGGGTGTTAAGGTTTCTGGGGCGTTTGTAATGCACACCCATGGTTGAGAACCTAGTGCGCTAGTAGGCATGTGTTAAAAAACTAgtaactaatatttttaaattaaccaaGTTTAACGTCCTTAAAAAAGGAttaagtggcagaggcaggactAAAACTAAGTTTTAGGGTTTTAGGAACTAAAACttagttttaaaatacttatattttcagtgttttatattttaaatataaaattttccccttttttttttttattttgagacggcgttttgctctgtggcccaggctggagtgcaatggtgtgttcttggctcacttcaacctctgcctcccaggttcaagcaattctcctgcctcagcctcccaagtagttgggattacaagtgcctgcgaccaagcctggttaattggttaattttttattttatagtagagacggggttttgtcctgttaggctggtctcaaactcctgacctcaggtgatccacctgcctcagcctcccaaagtgctgggattacaggcatgagccaccatgcctggcccattttcacttttacattttttaaaaatacttaatattttcagtgttttagacagggtctctgcagtccaggctggagtgcagtagtgtgatcactgcatccttgacctgggctcatgcaatccacctCAAACTGCCTAGTGGCTGGGGCTTAACAGGCAGGTGGCTACCATGCGCAGCTAgttgttttttgtagaggtgaggttttgccatgttgcccaggctggtctggaactctgaaGACTCAAACCATCAGCCTGtgttagcctcctaaagtgctggtgttacaggagtgagccactgtacccagcctagaaTTTATAATCAGATAGATACCCTTACAGGTTTGCTAAACTTATTGGGGAAAGTTTCTAtagatttattttggaaaaatggaACATCTACAAATTGTTAAGATTGCCTTCAGaaaatttttgagatttttaataGGATCAAAGTTGGGTAattcaagttttttctttttggatttggGCCTAGGCTTTCACGCTGAACTCTGCTATCTTTTCAAGTTGACCTTCAGTTGAGATTTCTGTATACAGCCAACTGCATGCTAGGCACCTGCAACCCACAGCTGAAAAGCTAATGTGTCTAAAATGAAATCTTCCTCCCAGAAGCTCTGTCCTGTGTGCCTAGTCTGAATCCATTGTCTACTGAAGTCTCACAGTTCAAACTGGAGTCACCCCTTGCCCCTCCCCTACTGCTGTTACCCAACATTCAATTCCTTCTGAGTCTACTTCAGATCTCAAGACAAACCCAGTTAACATCAAGGATTTGAATGGAACTGAGTCTGGAATGAATTATGCCACATTGCTAAATTTAAACCAAACAGTTGATCTTTGGGAGCTGTTTAGCTATCAGTTAATAAGaccattttaaaatggaatacCTATCAATACGTGGCCCCCAGACAAATACCTATGAACTCTTAGTGCAGCATAGCAGTCTTTAGAGCACACATGTCTTGAGAACTGACTGaggaaattctgaaaaaaaatgtcACTAAAGTCCAGAGAACATATACTGTGAAAAATACACTTCAGTAAATCAGAAAATAGTGGAAGGACAGCTTCATGGCTTTCACGGAATTGTGAACATGAGCAGTTGTGTTTTTTCACAATGGTGAAAGTGTTGGATTAAAGCTATATGTAATTGAGAACCTGTATTACAGCTAAAATAGCACTAAAAAATTTGAAACTGCTGTTATCTTCAATTTCTCAAACACTTAAAAATACCTGCATGGAAATAAAACTGCAGGGCCTCTGAATATAGGGAATTCAGGATAGATTAAATAGTGGTAATGATGCCAATAATTCTATGCAAGTTAACAGGCCATCTTGTATGGATGGGAGTTAAAGGAAGGTTGAAAATAGGATCTCTCTCCAGTGCTTACTCTATTTGGATTTGCAGAGCACTGCTTCTGGTGTAGAAATGTAAGCTAGCAATAACCAAGGGAACAGAAACCACCATGGCTGTTCATTGCTgggtcagaattttttttttttttttttttttttggaatttaaatggaaacagtctcgctgtgtcacccaggttggagtgcagtcgtgcgatcatggctcgctgcagccttgaactccctggctcaaccgatcctcctgcctcaacctcaagtagctgggactacaggctcacaccttGATGCTTGGCCTggctttttttgtggagatggggtcttgccatgttgcccaggctggtctcaaactcctatgctcaggcgatccacccttctcggcctcccatagtgctagggttataggcaagagccactatACCCAGACTGGATTAGATTTCTTCACATGACATCCGTAGAGTGCCTGTGTGTATGCTCTGTGGATGTAAAATGAACAGGCAAGAGTATAGAAGTAGAATCTCTAGCCATGCAGTGAGACAGATGGCTCCAAAATTAGTTACTTGGTTATGGAGAGTCTCGATCAAGTTACTTGACTTTGAGCCTCAGTTATGTGCCAAATGAGGATACTAATAGTATCTATCTCAAATGCATATATGAGTGTTCACTGTCTCTCTGGGAGACATTTTCCGAAGAAACCAAGACTAACTTGTTAAGGGAATAGATTTCTCTCACTGGTACAGGATGTGCTCTAGCTGGCCCACGATACTGCATTGAATTACAGTGTTTCCTAAGTATCTGTGGGGGACCAGTTCAGTACCTCTCTTGAATACCAAAATTGAGGAAGTTCAAGTCCCtggtataaaatggcatagtatttgcatataatctatggCATCCTGTATAATttgtcatctctagattacttgtaatacctaatacaatgtaaatggtaTGTAAGTAGTTATGCTgtatttagggaataatgacaagaaaaagaatGTCTATACATGTGCAGtagagacaattttttttctgaatactttTGATCTACAGTTGATCGAATCtacagatgcagaacccatggatatggagggccagCAGTACACTTTGAGAAGTGTATTCGAATCCCTGGGGACATGTCCTTTTTAACTGCATTCTCCTCCGCCAAAAAAGTGACCAAGCAGGTATAAGTGGAGAAACAGCCAAAGCTGAagtgtattctttttttgtttaattgtaCTTCAGTGGATGCAAAtgaaattttatcttttgaaaGTAAGAGGAACTacggctgggcggggtggctcacacctgtaatctcagcactttgggaggccaaggtgggcggatcacctgaggtcaggagttcaagaccagcctggccaacatagtgaaaccctgcctctactaaaaatacaaaaattagccaggcgtggtggcacgctcct from Gorilla gorilla gorilla isolate KB3781 chromosome 7, NHGRI_mGorGor1-v2.1_pri, whole genome shotgun sequence carries:
- the RPS20 gene encoding small ribosomal subunit protein uS10, which translates into the protein MAFKDTGKTPVEPEVAIHRIRITLTSRNVKSLEKVCADLIRGAKEKNLKVKGPVRMPTKTLRITTRKTPCGEGSKTWDRFQMRIHKRLIDLHSPSEIVKQITSISIEPGVEVEVTIADA